In Botrytis cinerea B05.10 chromosome 6, complete sequence, the following proteins share a genomic window:
- the Bcmsh3 gene encoding Bcmsh3, which yields MMGKPNSTPAKTQKSISSFFAPKSSQKPQDSSSPPASKAPGNLDDADSNEGTNEDAKITGNRLKRVLEEDENGGNTGAKERPSKRAKSVEVEEEDNESYALPAADSRKTSSSLTRGKSKPSLRTNKYMFSGSSQRATESLIEEEPEDELEKARKVELHKKFVKKLGHPDSLRRIIHEDDAALEVGDEEGEEDEEAPAPVKTKKKGAKTGKLTPMELQVIDIKRKHMDTLLIVEVGYKFKFFGEDARTAAKVLSIVCIPGKFRFDEHPSESHLNYFASASIPVHRLPVHAKRLVAAGYKIGIVRQTETAALKKAGDNRNAPFVRKLTNVYTKGTYIDDIDGLDTTDAPSGGAPATGYLLCITETKAKGWGTDEKVEVGILAVQPATGDVIYDNFEDGFMRGELETRLLHIAPCELLIVGELTKATDKLVQHLSGSSTNVFGDRIRVERVGKSKTMAAESYSRVAQFYADKLKAHQSSNNAREQELLEKVLKLTEPVTICLSAMITHMTEYGLEHVFDLTKYFQSFSARSHMLLNGNTLTSLEIYTNQTDYTQKGSLFWTLDKTQTKFGQRLLRKWVGRPLLDKQRLEERVAAVEELKDNANTPKVDKLNATLREVRSDLERSLLRIYYGKCTRPELLTVLQTMQRIANEFAHVKTPSDAGFESIALNEAVASLPAIGEIVISFLDKINAQAARNDDKYAFFLEHYETEAIGDHKCGIGAVEQDLEAHRMVAATKLSKKTPVTYVTIAGIEYLIEVPNTDLKNVPASWAKISGTKKMSRFHTPEVIKFLRERDQHKESLSSACDAAFSTFLSEISTHYALIRDTISHLATLDCLLSLATVASLPGYCKPTFTSSTEISVIGGRHPMVEQLLPSAYIPNDTSLSTSPDHTRALLLTGPNMGGKSSYVRQVALISILAQIGSYVPAESARLGLLDGIYTRMGAYDSLFTAQSTFMVELSETASILKSAGPRSLVILDELGRGTSTHDGVAIAEAVLDWVVRETKCLCLFITHYQTLASVARGFEKGKELRNVHMKFTAERNGRRVSNADADKDNEDFDEEITFLYEVGEGVAHRSYGLNVARLARVPKSVLDTAASKSRELETQVKQKKLLGLSNMISNVLENGTDQLDQLIIGMEQL from the exons ATGATGGGCAAACCAAATTCAACTCCAGCTAAGacacaaaaatcaatatccagTTTCTTTGCACCAAAATCTAGTCAAAAACCTCAGGATTCAAGCTCGCCGCCTGCTTCTAAAGCCCCGGGAAATCTGGATGATGCCGATAGCAACGAAGGAACCAATGAAGATGCCAAAATCACTGGAAATCGTTTGAAGAGAGTTttagaagaagatgaaaatggtgGCAATACTGGAGCAAAGGAGAGACCATCCAAACGAGCAAAAagtgttgaagttgaagaggaagataatGAAAGCTATGCTCTTCCAGCCGCCGATTCTCGAAAGACATCCTCCAGCTTAACACGAGGCAAATCAAAGCCATCATTGCGAACCAATAAATATATGTTCTCGGGATCCAGCCAAAGAGCCACAGAGTCTCTAATTGAGGAGGAACCTGAAGACGAATTAGAGAAGGCGCGGAAGGTCGAGTTACACAAGAAGTTTGTCAAGAAACTGGGTCATCCAGATAGTCTCAGGCGGATTATACATGAAGATGATGCAGCTTTAGAAGTGGGAGAcgaagaaggggaagaggatgaggaagcgCCTGCGCCTGTGAAAACCAAGAAGAAGGGTGCAAAGACGGGTAAACTGACTCCCATGGAGTTACAAGTTATTGACATTAAGCGCAAACACATGGATACTCTGTTGATTGTGGAAGTTGgctataaatttaaattctttgGCGAAGATGCAAGGACAGCAGCAAAAGTGCTCAGTATTGTATGCATACCGGGCAAATTCCGATTCGATGAAC ATCCTTCGGAATCACATCTTAACTACTTTGCATCTGCAAGTATTCCGGTCCATCGACTCCCGGTCCACGCGAAGAGGCTCGTCGCTGCGGGTTATAAAATTGGTATTGTTCGACAAACGGAGACAGCTGCATTGAAGAAGGCTGGGGATAATCGGAATGCTCCTTTCGTCAGGAAACTCACGAATGTTTACACTAAAGGCACATACattgatgatatcgatgGATTAGACACGACTGATGCGCCGTCTGGTGGTGCCCCTGCAACAGGTTACCTACTCTGCATAACGGAGACGAAAGCCAAAGGTTGGGGAACAGACGAAAAGGTCGAAGTTGGTATATTAGCTGTTCAACCTGCCACTGGAGATGTTATATATGATAATTTTGAGGATGGTTTCATGCGGGGTGAACTCGAGACACGGTTGTTACATATTGCCCCTTGCGAATTGCTCATAGTTGGGGAACTTACGAAGGCTACCGACAAGCTTGTACAACATCTTTCGGGCAGCAGTACCAATGTCTTTGGCGATAGAATAAGAGTTGAACGTGTCGGGAAGTCAAAAACCATGGCTGCCGAATCTTATTCTCGTGTGGCCCAATTTTATGCAGACAAACTGAAGGCCCATCAGAGCAGCAACAATGCACGAGAGCAGGAGCTATTAGAGAAAGTTTTGAAACTTACTGAGCCGGTCACAATTTGTCTATCTGCTATGATAACTCACATGACCGAATACGGATTGGAACATGTGTTCGATCTCACCAAGTACTTCCAGTCATTCAGTGCTCGATCTCATATGTTATTAAATGGAAATACCCTCACAAGTCTGGAGATTTATACCAACCAAACAGACTACACTCAGAAAGGAAGTCTTTTTTGGACTCTGGATAAAACTCAAACAAAATTCGGTCAAAGATTACTTCGAAAATGGGTCGGTCGACCTCTTCTTGATAAGCAGCGCTTAGAAGAGAGAGTCGCTGCAGTGGAAGAACTGAAAGACAACGCAAATACCCCAAAAGTAGACAAACTAAACGCCACCCTTCGGGAAGTTAGATCTGATCTAGAGCGAAGTTTACTTCGCATATACTATGGCAAATGTACACGACCAGAACTCCTCACCGTTCTTCAGACAATGCAAAGAATTGCTAATGAATTTGCACATGTCAAAACACCGTCCGATGCAGGCTTCGAATCAATCGCCCTCAATGAAGCGGTTGCATCTCTTCCCGCAATTGGCGAGATAGTAATTTCCTTCCTCGACAAGATCAACGCCCAAGCCGCCCGCAATGATGACAAATATGCATTCTTTTTAGAACATTATGAAACCGAAGCAATTGGTGATCATAAATGCGGCATCGGAGCGGTCGAGCAAGACCTGGAAGCGCACCGCATGGTTGCTGCTACCAAACTGTCCAAGAAAACTCCTGTCACATATGTTACCATCGCTGGTATCGAATACCTCATCGAAGTCCCCAACACCGATCTCAAAAACGTGCCCGCCTCCTGGGCCAAGATCTCAGGCACAAAAAAGATGTCTCGTTTCCACACTCCCGAGGTCATCAAATTCCTCCGCGAACGTGATCAACACAAAGAATCTCTCTCCTCTGCTTGCGATGCCGCATTTTCCACATTCCTCTCTGAAATTTCCACCCACTACGCCCTAATCCGCGACACCATTTCCCACCTCGCAACCCTCGACTGTCTTCTCTCCCTCGCAACCGTGGCTTCCCTTCCAGGATACTGCAAACCCACCTTTACATCCTCCACCGAAATCTCCGTCATCGGCGGCCGCCACCCCATGGTCGAACAACTCCTCCCCTCAGCCTATATCCCCAACGACACATCTCTATCCACCTCTCCAGATCATACACGCGCCCTTTTATTAACCGGCCCAAACATGGGTGGCAAGTCTTCATACGTGCGTCAAGTAGCATTAATATCTATCCTCGCGCAAATCGGCTCTTACGTACCTGCTGAATCCGCCAGATTGGGTCTTCTAGATGGTATCTACACACGAATGGGAGCTTATGATTCATTGTTTACTGCACAATCTACGTTTATGGTTGAGCTTTCTGAAACAGCatcgatattgaaatcaGCAGGTCCTAGATCTCTCGTCATATTAGATGAATTGGGGCGAGGAACTAGCACGCATGATGGAGTCGCAATCGCAGAAGCGGTTCTAGATTGGGTGGTTAGGGAGACTAAGTGTTTGTGTTTATTTATTACACATTATCAGACTTTGGCAAGTGTTGCAAGAGGatttgaaaaaggaaaagagctGAGAAATGTGCATATGAAATTCACCGCCGAGAGGAATGGAAGGCGAGTTTCTAATGCTGATGCGGATAAGGACAACGAAGATTTTGACGAGGAAATTACGTTTCTATATGAAGTCGGTGAAGGGGTTGCACATAGATCTTATGGTTTGAATGTGGCTCGGTTAGCGCGTGTCCCGAAATCTGTACTTGACACTGCCGCATCTAAATCACGAGAGCTGGAGACACAAGTGAAACAGAAAAAGTTATTGGGACTGTCTAATATGATTTCGAATGTACTAGAGAATGGTACTGATCAGCTAGATCAGCTAATAATCGGTATGGAGCAGTTGTAA
- the Bcbet2 gene encoding Bcbet2 has product MALVSGPGRAGSATLPEELQLAIESHVKYIQSLDSVAQR; this is encoded by the exons ATGGCTCTCGTATCTGGGCCGGGTCGAGCAGGCTCTGCCACTCTGCCGGAAGAACTTCAGCTCGCTATCGAGTCTCACGTAAAATATATACAGAGTCTCGACTCCGTAG CGCAAAGATGA
- the Bcbet2 gene encoding Bcbet2 yields MALVSGPGRAGSATLPEELQLAIESHVKYIQSLDSRKDELEYWHTEHLRINGLYWGLTALHLLGRPDALPRRDTIDFILSCQHKNGGFGAAPGHDAHLLYTVSAVQSLVMIDAVEDLERNLDGKGKDLVGKYLADLQNKDTGTFSGDEWGEEDTRFLYAAFNALSLLNLLHLVDVNKAVDYIVSCANFDGGYGVSPGAESHSGQIFACLGALSIAKRIDVVNIDKLGRWLSERQLECGGLNGRPEKKEDVCYSWWVATSLAMIGRLHWIDGEKLAHFILKCQDTEEGGFADRPGDMVDVFHTCFGVAGLSLLGFPGVEEVDPMYCMPKRITERVLGQP; encoded by the exons ATGGCTCTCGTATCTGGGCCGGGTCGAGCAGGCTCTGCCACTCTGCCGGAAGAACTTCAGCTCGCTATCGAGTCTCACGTAAAATATATACAGAGTCTCGACTCC CGCAAAGATGAGCTCGAATATTGGCATACAGAACATTTGCGAATAAACGGACTCTACTGGGGGCTCACTGCACTTCATTTACTCGGCCGACCTGATGCGCTGCCGAGACGGGACacaattgatttcattttaaGCTGCCAGCACAAAAATGGTGGTTTTGGAGCTGCCCCAGGTCATGATGCACATTTGCTATATACAGTTAGTGCCGTGCAGTCATTGGTGATGATAGATGCGGTGGAAGATCTCGAGCGGAACTTGGATGGCAAGGGAAAAGATTTAGTTGGAAAAT ACCTTGCGGATCTACAAAATAAGGATACGGGAACTTTTTCAGGAGATGAGTGGGGCGAGGAAGATACTAGATTTCTCTATGCAGCGTTCAATGCTCTTTCACTGCTAAATCTCCTACATTTGGTGGATGTTAACAAGGCAGTGGACTACATTGTTTCGTGTGCGAATTTTGATGGAGGTTATGGAGTTAGCCCTGGAGCAGAATCACATTCGGGACAAATATTTGCCTGCTTGGGTGCATTGTCAATTGCAAAGCGCATAGACGTGGTTAATATTGATAAGCTGGGTAGATGGTTGAGTGAGAGGCAATTAGAGTGCGGTGGACTGAATGGCAGACctgagaaaaaagaagatgtttGTTACAGCTGGTGGGTTGCGACGAGTCTCGCTATGATTGGGAGGCTGCActggattgatggagagaaacTCGCCCATTTCATCTTAAAGTGTCAGGACACAGAGGAAGGTGGCTTTGCCGATAGACCAGGTGATATGGTCGATGTCTTTCATACCTGCTTCGGTGTTGCCGGCCTGTCTCTTCTAGGGTTCCCTGGTGTCGAAGAGGTTGATCCAATGTA CTGTATGCCGAAGAGAATAACTGAGCGAGTGCTAGGGCAACCCTAA